In the genome of Streptomyces sp. SAI-127, the window GCGTACTCCGGGAGGTCCAGGTCGGTGACCTCGGCGGCGGGGAGCAGGGCCCGGTATGCGGCGGTGTGCGAGAACACCGCCTCGTCCGCGCCGAAGAGCCACTGGCGGGCGGCTGAGCGGATGCCGTCGGCGGCCACGACGAGGTCGGCGTCCAGACGTTCACCGCTCGCCGTGGTCACGTGGGCCGCGGTGTCGTCCTGGTCGATCCCCACGACGGGGGTGGCCAGGCGCAGCGACTCGGGCGGTACGGCGGCGGAGAGGGCCTGTTGGAGATCGGCCCGGTGTACCTGGAGGTACGGCGCCCCGAACTCCTCCTCGGCCTCACGGCCGATGACATAGCGGCAGATCTCGGAGCCGTCGGACCAGGTGCGGAAGCTCACATGGGCCGGCCGCGTGGACGGCTCCGCGACGGCGTCGAGCAGGTTCAAGCGGCGTAGGACGCGCGTGGCGTTGGGGGCGATCTGGATGCCGGCACCGATCTCGCTGAGCTGCCGCGACTGCTCGACGAGCGTCACCTCATGGCCTGCCCGGCGCAGGCTCAGCGTCGCGGTCAGTCCTCCGATGCCCGCGCCCACGACGATCGCTCTCATGGCATGACCTCACTTCGACGGTCGTACCGGCTGTGTCGGCGGAGGGGGGCTCAGGCCGCCTCGATGACGGCACTGCGGATCGCGGCCGCCCACTCGACCACCAACAGCTCGTACTCCGCGCGCTCCTGTGCCGACAGCGTGCCGCCGGCGCGCATCCAGAGCGCCCGGATCTGCTCGTTCACCTCGGCAGCGGACCGCGCGGAACCACGGGTCAGGGAATCGGGGGACATGCGCACAAGCCTAGGCGCAAGCACTGACAGTCCGCTACCGGACGGCTACGCAGAACATATGTGATTGGTCACGGATTTTCGGGGCGCACGCCCCGGTGCCGGTGCCGGGGTCAGTCGACCCAGACGACCACGCACCATCCGCGAAGGGCGGCCTCGCGGTAGAACTGCCGCACCGCTGCGAGGGGTGCGGCCAGGTGGGCGCGGATGTCCCCGGCGAACTCCGGGCCGAAGCCGCACATGGCCGCCGCCTCGGCGGGGGAGTCCGGCAGGTCCGCGAGCAGGGCGGCCGCGTCGATGGCGTCGAGCCCGTGGGCGATGTCGGCGACGGCAGTGGGCCCGAGCAGTCGCGGCGGATCCGCGAAGCCGTCGTACACCTCGTCGTGGTCGAGGAATGCGACATCGCCGTCCGGATCGCCGGATACCGTGCGTTCGAGCAGGGCCGCCGTGCCGGGGGCGGCTCCTGACGCGCGGCAGTGGCGGATCAGGCCCCACACCCCCCAGCCCGCGTCCAGAAGGTCCTCGGCCGGTGGGTCCCAGTTCGGTACCCCGCCCGCCGAGTCCAGGGCCGAGGCGCGGCAGCGGTCCAGGTAGTCCGGTGCGACCCTCGCGAACTGCTGGGTGAGGGCCATGCCTGTCAGCCCGCGGACTCCGCCGCATGGGGGCTCAGGGCGCCCATCGTGACGAGGGCGATGATGACGATGCCCAGGGCGATGCGGTACCAGACGAAGGGCATGAAGCTCTTGGTCGAGATGAACTTCATGAACCAGGCGATGACCGCGTAACCGACGACGAAGGCGATCACCGTGGCGAAGATCGTGGGGCCCCAGGAGACGTGGTCGCTCTCCATCGCGTCCTTCAACTCGAAGAGGCCGGAGGCCAGTACGGCGGGGATGGCGAGGAGGAAGGAGTAGCGCGCGGCGGACTCGCGCTTGTACCCCATGAACAGACCGCCACTGATCGTCGCGCCGGAGCGGGAGACGCCGGGGACGAGGGCCATGGACTGGCAGAGGCCGAAGATCAGGCCGTCCTTGACGCCGAGGTCCTCAAGTCCCTTGCGCTGCTTGGGCGCGCGATGCCGCCCGCCGTTCTCGTCGCGTGCCGCCAGCCGGTCCGCGACGCCTATGACGATGCCGACGACGATCAACATCGTGGCGGTGATGCGCAGGTCGCGGAACGGTCCCTCGATCTGGTCCTTGAACAGCAGTCCCAGCACACCGATGGGGATCGAGCCGACGATCACCAGCCAGCCCATCTGGGCGTCGTGGTCGCTGCGCAGCTCCTTCTTGACCAGCGAACGGCTCCACGTCGAGATGATCCGCCCGATGTCCTTGCGGAAGTAGATCAGTACGGCGGCCTCGGTGCCGATCTGGGTGATCGCGGTGAAGGCCGCCCCTGGGTCCTTCCAGCCCGAGAAGGCCGCGGTCAGGCGCAGATGCGCACTGGAGGAGACGGGAAGGAACTCGGTCAGCCCCTGGACGAGTCCGAGGACGAGTGATTCAAACCAAGACATGAAGTTACGGCGTCCAAGTGCTGGTCGTGTGAGGGGAGTCGGGCGCGCCACATCACCGGGCGCGGTGATCGGGGTGCGAGGGCAGCGTAGCGCCCCGCGGTGACAGGCCGGCCACAGGGGCGGGCCAGGGGCGGGCGGCCTCCCCGGGCGGGCGACCGACCAGTGCTTACGCGGCCGTCGGGCCCGCCACCGTCCAGCCCGGGGTCTGCGGATGGGACGTCAGGTCCTCGTGCACCACCGTGCCGCCGCAGGCCGAGCAGGCGACGACGGGCGTCAGTTCATGGCCGCAGCTGTGCTCCAGGACCATGGGCCGGTCGTCGTCCTCGCGCAGGTGCCGGTCACCCCACGCCATGAGCGTCAGCAGCACCGGCTCCAGTTCGAGCCCCGCCTGTGTGGGCCGGTACTCGAAGCGCTGCGGTCGCTCGCTGTAGACCCGCTTGGTCAGGATCCCGGCGTCGACGAGCCGGCGCAGCCGGGTGGCCAGGATGTCCCGCGGCGCCCCGATGTTGCGCACGAGCTGGTCGAAGCGGCCGTTGCCCAGGCAGACCTCCCGCAGCACGAGCAGGGAGTACTTCTCGCCGACGAGCGCCAGGGCATCGGCGATGGAGCAGGGGCGCGGGTCTCGGGTGGCGGCCATGATGCCCAGTCTAGGGGAGGGTTTGGTTCTCCAACTCAAGGGTTTGATTTTCCAACCCACAAGGCTATGGTGGGTTTGGATTTCCTACTCACTGGTAATCGCCCGCATTGATGGAGGCCCGCACCATGCGTGACGCAGTCATCGTCGAAGCCGTACGCACCCCCATAGGCAAGGGCAAGCCCAACGGCACCCTCGCGCACGTGCACCCCGTCGAACTCCTCGCCCACACCCTGCGCACCCTCGTGGAGCGCTCCGGCGTCGACCCGGCGCTCATCGACGACGTCATCGGCGGCACCGTCGACCAGGTCGGCGAGCAGGCCATGAACACCACCCGGTACGCGGCCTTGTCGGCCGGATTCCCGGAGACGGTCCCGGCGACCACCGTGGACCGCCAGTGCGGCTCCTCCCAGCAGGCCGTGCACTTCGCCGCGCAGGGGGTGATCGCGGGCGCGTACGACCTCGTCGTCGCCTGCGGGGTCGAGTCGATGAGCCGGGTGCCGATGTGGTCGAACGTTCCGGAGGGCAAGGACCCCTTCGGTCCCGGGGTCGCCGAGCGCTACAAGGAAGGCCTCGTCCCGCAGGGCATCAGCGCCGAGCTCATCGCCGCCAAGTGGTCGATCACGCGCGAGCGGATGGACGCGTTCGCCGTCTCCTCGCACCAGAAGGCGGCCGCAGCGTGGGAGAAGGGCCTCTTCGACGCCGAGGTCGCGCCGATGGACGGTGTCTCGCGCGACGAGTGCGTACGCCCGGGCAGCACCCCCGAGATCCTCGCCGGTCTGCGGCCCGCCTACTACGACCCGAACTTCGCCGAACGCTTCCCGCAGATCGGGTGGAACGTGACCGCGGGCAACGCCAGCCCGATCAACGACGGCGCCTCGGCCGTCCTCATCACGTCGAGCGAGACAGCCGAACGGCTGGGCCTGCGCCCGCTGGCCCGCCTCCACAGCTTCGCCGTCAC includes:
- a CDS encoding DUF1877 domain-containing protein; the protein is MALTQQFARVAPDYLDRCRASALDSAGGVPNWDPPAEDLLDAGWGVWGLIRHCRASGAAPGTAALLERTVSGDPDGDVAFLDHDEVYDGFADPPRLLGPTAVADIAHGLDAIDAAALLADLPDSPAEAAAMCGFGPEFAGDIRAHLAAPLAAVRQFYREAALRGWCVVVWVD
- a CDS encoding thiolase family protein, with product MRDAVIVEAVRTPIGKGKPNGTLAHVHPVELLAHTLRTLVERSGVDPALIDDVIGGTVDQVGEQAMNTTRYAALSAGFPETVPATTVDRQCGSSQQAVHFAAQGVIAGAYDLVVACGVESMSRVPMWSNVPEGKDPFGPGVAERYKEGLVPQGISAELIAAKWSITRERMDAFAVSSHQKAAAAWEKGLFDAEVAPMDGVSRDECVRPGSTPEILAGLRPAYYDPNFAERFPQIGWNVTAGNASPINDGASAVLITSSETAERLGLRPLARLHSFAVTGSDPILMLTGVIPATEQVLRRAHLTLDDIDLFEVNEAFSSVVLAWQQETGADLSKVNVHGGAIAMGHPLGASGTRLTTTLVHAMRERGARYALQTMCEAGGLANAMILERV
- a CDS encoding undecaprenyl-diphosphate phosphatase, with protein sequence MSWFESLVLGLVQGLTEFLPVSSSAHLRLTAAFSGWKDPGAAFTAITQIGTEAAVLIYFRKDIGRIISTWSRSLVKKELRSDHDAQMGWLVIVGSIPIGVLGLLFKDQIEGPFRDLRITATMLIVVGIVIGVADRLAARDENGGRHRAPKQRKGLEDLGVKDGLIFGLCQSMALVPGVSRSGATISGGLFMGYKRESAARYSFLLAIPAVLASGLFELKDAMESDHVSWGPTIFATVIAFVVGYAVIAWFMKFISTKSFMPFVWYRIALGIVIIALVTMGALSPHAAESAG
- a CDS encoding helix-turn-helix domain-containing protein, with protein sequence MAATRDPRPCSIADALALVGEKYSLLVLREVCLGNGRFDQLVRNIGAPRDILATRLRRLVDAGILTKRVYSERPQRFEYRPTQAGLELEPVLLTLMAWGDRHLREDDDRPMVLEHSCGHELTPVVACSACGGTVVHEDLTSHPQTPGWTVAGPTAA
- a CDS encoding FAD-dependent monooxygenase, which codes for MRAIVVGAGIGGLTATLSLRRAGHEVTLVEQSRQLSEIGAGIQIAPNATRVLRRLNLLDAVAEPSTRPAHVSFRTWSDGSEICRYVIGREAEEEFGAPYLQVHRADLQQALSAAVPPESLRLATPVVGIDQDDTAAHVTTASGERLDADLVVAADGIRSAARQWLFGADEAVFSHTAAYRALLPAAEVTDLDLPEYAGWLGPGRHVVHYWLRRGELLNVVAVFVTDHAAQESWTARAEPGEQLRTFSGWDPRLLTVLDRAGQVLRYGIYTRAPLTRWHIGRVTLLGDSAHAMVPFQAQGAAQAVMDAAVLGDCLTGTAPDEVPEALDRYVRRRVPAATSVQAGSARAGHDYHLPDGPEAEARNARLVALAAENRFGPHSAAWPVDVLADG